Within Candidatus Cloacimonadota bacterium, the genomic segment CGAGACCGTCCCGTTCAACCGCTCCGGCAACTCTCCGATTTTAAATATGAAAAAAATTATTTATCCGCTATTTAGAATCCTCTGCTCTCTTTTTTTCTGAAAAAAAGTTGAAATCAAGTTTGAACATTCTTTTTCCCTGATACCTGAAACAACTTCCGGGCGATGATTGAAATTCTTATCAAGAAGAACGTTATAAACAGAACCTACTGCTCCGGCTTTGGGATCAAAACAACCAAAAACAACTTTTCCGATCCTTGACCAGATGATCATCCCGGCACACATCAGACACGGCTCAACCGTTACATATAAAGAAAAATCGTAAAGGAATTTTTCTTGGGAAGATATTATTTTTTCAATTACCTGCTTTTCTGCATGAGCCAGAACATTATTCAATTGGTTTGTGCGATTATGATCATTTGCTATAAGTTTATTATCTTTAACTAAAACTGCTCCGATCGGTACTTCGTCTTCTTCAAATGCTTTATTTGCTTCTGATAGAGCGAGATCCATCCAATATTCATCTGTAAATTTTGTAGTCATTGGCTAATCTGAATTTCACAAATCTTGGAAATTTGCGAAGTTTTCTTATGTTCTCCCGATCGCGTAATAAGAAAAACCGGCAACTTTTAATTCTGTTGGATTATACTGGTTTCTGCCGTCAAAAATTACTGATTCTTTTAAAAACTTTTTAATCTTGGAAAAATCCGGATACCTGAACTGATGCCATTCCGTGAGTAAAAGAAGAGCATTTGCATCTTTCAATGCTTCGTAATTTCCTTCAAAATATTTGATTTGAGAGTTTTCTCCAAAAACTTTTTTTGCTTCATTCATCGCCACCGGATCATAAGCCTGGATTTTCGCTCCTGCTTTGATCAAACCATTAATAATTATAATCGAAGGTGCTTCCCTCATATCATCGGTTTGCGGTTTAAAGGATAATCCCCAGATTGCGAAAGTTTTTCCGGATAGGTCATTTCCAAAATGTTTTAACACTTTTTTCAGAAGGACAGTTTTCTGATCGTCATTTACAGCTTCGACTGCCTGTAAAACACGAAGGTCTTTATTTTCTTTCTTCCCGATTTCTATCAAAGCTTTCACATCTTTTGGGAAACAGCTCCCACCATAACCAATTCCCGGATAAATGAATTTATAACCAATCCTCGAATCAGAACCGATCCCGTGACGAACTTCGCTGACATCTGCTCCTAACAATTCACAAAGATTAGCAATATCGTTTATAAAGGATATTTTTGTGGCAAGCATGGCATTGGCTGCATATTTTGTCATTTCAGCTGACCTGACAGACATTAATATTAACTTTTCATGAGTTCTACTGAAAGGAGAATACAATTCCTTCATGATTTTCGCAACTTTTTCATTTTCAACTCCAACAATCACGCGTTCAGGTTTCATAAAATCTTCGATGGCTGCTCCTTCTTTCAGGAATTCAGGATTGGAAACTACATCGAATTTGAAGTCAACTCCTCTCTCATCCAAAACTTTTTGTATTTCATCCTTTACTTTGTCAGCTGTACCGATCGGAACTGTCGATTTATTGATGATGATCTTATATTCCTGCATACAGGATGCAATATCTTTCGCAACCTTGAGAACATGAGTCAGATCCGCTGAACCGTCTTCATCAGGTGGAGTTCCAACTGCGATCATGCAAATAAAAGATTTATCTACTGCTTCTTTGATATTGGTCGTAAAACTCAATCTTCCTTCTTGGAAATTCCTTCTGACTAATTGTTCTAAACCCGGTTCCCAGATCGGAATTTGACCTTGT encodes:
- a CDS encoding UDP-glucose/GDP-mannose dehydrogenase family protein; the protein is MKITVIGTGYVGLVTGTCFADMGNDVICIDKDKNKIEMLKQGQIPIWEPGLEQLVRRNFQEGRLSFTTNIKEAVDKSFICMIAVGTPPDEDGSADLTHVLKVAKDIASCMQEYKIIINKSTVPIGTADKVKDEIQKVLDERGVDFKFDVVSNPEFLKEGAAIEDFMKPERVIVGVENEKVAKIMKELYSPFSRTHEKLILMSVRSAEMTKYAANAMLATKISFINDIANLCELLGADVSEVRHGIGSDSRIGYKFIYPGIGYGGSCFPKDVKALIEIGKKENKDLRVLQAVEAVNDDQKTVLLKKVLKHFGNDLSGKTFAIWGLSFKPQTDDMREAPSIIIINGLIKAGAKIQAYDPVAMNEAKKVFGENSQIKYFEGNYEALKDANALLLLTEWHQFRYPDFSKIKKFLKESVIFDGRNQYNPTELKVAGFSYYAIGRT
- a CDS encoding nucleoside deaminase → MTTKFTDEYWMDLALSEANKAFEEDEVPIGAVLVKDNKLIANDHNRTNQLNNVLAHAEKQVIEKIISSQEKFLYDFSLYVTVEPCLMCAGMIIWSRIGKVVFGCFDPKAGAVGSVYNVLLDKNFNHRPEVVSGIREKECSNLISTFFQKKREQRILNSG